The following coding sequences lie in one Stenotrophomonas rhizophila genomic window:
- a CDS encoding DUF1415 domain-containing protein — MNDHAFTDDSAPDGTDFIAETRTWLEQIVIGLNLCPFAKAVYVKHQVRFVLSDATTPEALVEELAEELLRLRDTSPEETDTTLIVHPYVLTDFLDYNDFLDNADAAIEALDLQGILQVASFHPQYQFEGVAPDDVSNYTNRSPYPTLHLLREDSVERAVAAFPDPDVIVERNIETLDKLGVEGWTRLLGRKDNSRCH; from the coding sequence ATGAATGATCACGCCTTCACCGACGACAGCGCCCCGGACGGCACCGACTTCATCGCCGAAACCCGCACCTGGCTGGAGCAGATCGTGATCGGACTGAACCTGTGCCCGTTCGCCAAGGCGGTGTATGTAAAGCACCAGGTGCGTTTCGTGCTCAGCGATGCCACCACGCCTGAAGCGCTGGTGGAAGAGCTGGCCGAGGAGTTGCTGCGCCTGCGCGACACCTCACCGGAAGAGACCGACACCACGCTGATCGTGCACCCGTACGTGCTGACCGACTTCCTGGACTACAACGATTTCCTCGACAACGCCGACGCGGCGATCGAGGCGCTGGACCTGCAGGGCATCCTGCAGGTGGCCAGCTTCCACCCGCAGTACCAGTTCGAGGGCGTGGCGCCGGACGACGTGAGCAACTACACCAACCGCTCGCCCTACCCCACCCTGCACCTGCTGCGCGAAGACAGCGTGGAACGTGCGGTGGCGGCATTCCCGGACCCGGACGTGATCGTGGAGCGCAACATCGAGACGCTGGACAAGCTGGGCGTGGAAGGCTGGACCCGCCTGCTAGGGCGCAAGGACAACTCGCGATGCCACTGA